The Methanocalculus natronophilus genome includes a window with the following:
- a CDS encoding AAA family ATPase — protein MASEKRRSPRRRLQKRQTGPLPGIRVIVSGKGGVGKTTVTALLAGRLAEDGISVLAIDADPQEDLAHLLGHSTDNIIPITKNRVYIEEKIGRGGIINLNPDLSDIADRCAVRTDDGISLLVMGTVASAGGGCLCPENTLVSQIVRQVKVSEGEAVLMDTPAGLEHFGRGLGRGFSDLISVSEPNRNALRTACRTAHLASEIGIMNCRLVINKVRDDEEYQTALAVLGDDHPFSIIYRIPYFDGLASSESLRALTQSAGPDVAETIAEIAGTLLGE, from the coding sequence TTGGCATCTGAGAAGAGGAGAAGTCCCCGGAGAAGGCTCCAGAAAAGACAAACCGGACCCCTCCCCGGGATCCGGGTGATCGTCAGCGGAAAAGGCGGTGTCGGCAAGACCACCGTCACCGCTCTTCTCGCAGGCAGACTCGCAGAAGACGGAATCTCTGTCCTTGCAATTGATGCAGACCCACAGGAGGATCTCGCTCACCTGCTCGGACATTCAACAGACAATATCATCCCCATCACAAAGAACAGGGTATATATCGAGGAGAAAATCGGCAGGGGCGGGATCATCAATCTCAACCCTGATCTCTCGGATATTGCAGACCGCTGTGCTGTCCGGACAGATGATGGGATCTCCCTCCTCGTGATGGGAACAGTTGCTTCAGCTGGCGGCGGGTGCCTCTGCCCTGAGAACACCCTGGTCTCCCAGATCGTCCGCCAGGTGAAAGTGAGCGAGGGGGAGGCAGTTCTGATGGACACACCAGCAGGCCTCGAACACTTCGGCCGGGGTCTTGGCAGGGGGTTTTCAGACCTGATTTCTGTATCAGAACCTAACCGGAATGCACTCAGGACCGCATGCAGGACAGCGCACCTTGCATCGGAAATCGGCATTATGAACTGCAGGCTCGTCATCAACAAGGTCAGGGACGATGAAGAGTACCAAACAGCACTGGCAGTGCTTGGAGATGATCACCCTTTCTCTATAATCTACAGGATACCGTATTTTGACGGGCTTGCTTCATCAGAGTCGCTCCGGGCACTCACACAGTCTGCCGGCCCAGACGTTGCAGAGACCATTGCAGAGATTGCAGGCACACTGCTTGGGGAATAA
- a CDS encoding ferrous iron transporter B: MNGANPDQHRRTNQARESQVLLIGPPNIGKSVIFNRLSGIHVGMANYPGTTVDYTEGIARFGDIRAHIVDTPGTYTLTASNEAEEVAVAFLEKRPDLVVCVLDASHLESSIFLALQVLEFGLPTLVVVNRMDLCRERGLHLDSDALSKELGVPVLTTIALDGDGVDELRDRISAALSGDLPEPGRRQDASWELAESIKNRVIQRRGGSKERLRDRIGDASMRPWPGILIALLVMASVFGIVLGLGMGLRQFILLPIVRDFIIPLIVTGVDALVDPGLLRNILVGDYGFLTKGIEWPLTLIMPYVLSFYLALCILEDSGYLPRLGVMLDGLLTKIGLSGPSIIPLLLGYGCGIPAIISTRALASRKNRLMVALMASISIPCIAQTGAFISLLAAQSPLALVFVAFLSFVTLIASGVILNRLIPGRTMPMVMEMPDLLMPRARMIGKKMWVQTRHYLVEAVPAVVGGVAVAAILYETGWMARLGTFMSPLVTGWLRLPEEAAVPLLLGIFRRELTVLPLLDMNLSVLQLVVGAVVALYYVPCIAMMAILYREFGAYFALLTFVITTVLAFFIGGLIAHTGAFFMVI; this comes from the coding sequence ATGAACGGAGCTAACCCGGATCAGCACAGGCGGACGAACCAGGCCAGGGAAAGCCAGGTACTGCTCATCGGTCCGCCAAATATCGGTAAAAGTGTCATCTTCAACAGGTTAAGCGGAATCCATGTGGGGATGGCCAATTATCCCGGCACAACCGTTGATTATACCGAAGGTATTGCACGGTTTGGGGATATCCGGGCACATATTGTTGATACCCCGGGAACCTATACCTTAACAGCCTCCAACGAAGCCGAGGAGGTGGCGGTTGCTTTTCTTGAAAAGAGACCGGATCTTGTCGTCTGTGTCCTGGATGCGTCACATCTTGAGTCCAGCATATTCCTTGCTCTCCAGGTGCTTGAGTTTGGACTGCCGACTCTCGTTGTCGTCAACAGGATGGATCTCTGCAGGGAGCGGGGCCTTCATCTCGACTCAGACGCACTCTCCAAGGAACTTGGTGTACCTGTCCTGACAACAATTGCACTCGACGGGGATGGTGTCGATGAACTCCGGGATCGGATTTCAGCTGCCCTCTCCGGGGATCTGCCTGAACCCGGCAGGCGACAGGACGCATCATGGGAACTCGCCGAATCCATCAAAAACAGGGTGATACAGCGGAGGGGTGGTTCAAAGGAACGGCTTCGGGACAGGATTGGAGATGCCTCGATGCGACCCTGGCCGGGTATTCTCATCGCTCTTCTGGTGATGGCCTCGGTCTTTGGAATCGTGCTTGGTCTTGGTATGGGTCTGCGCCAGTTTATCCTCCTGCCGATTGTCCGTGACTTCATCATCCCCCTGATTGTTACCGGCGTGGATGCCCTGGTTGATCCCGGTCTTCTCCGGAATATCCTGGTTGGAGACTATGGTTTCCTGACCAAGGGTATCGAATGGCCCCTGACCCTGATCATGCCGTATGTGCTCTCGTTCTACCTTGCGCTCTGCATCCTTGAGGACAGCGGTTACCTGCCGCGCCTTGGGGTGATGCTGGACGGTCTTCTGACAAAAATCGGTCTCTCAGGGCCTTCAATCATCCCGCTCCTCCTCGGGTACGGGTGCGGTATCCCGGCGATCATCTCAACCCGTGCCCTCGCGTCACGGAAAAACCGCCTGATGGTTGCGCTGATGGCCTCGATCAGTATTCCGTGCATCGCCCAGACGGGAGCATTCATCTCGCTTCTTGCAGCACAATCACCACTTGCACTTGTATTTGTCGCCTTTCTCTCGTTTGTGACGCTGATTGCATCCGGCGTCATCCTCAACCGTCTTATTCCGGGAAGAACGATGCCGATGGTTATGGAGATGCCCGATCTCCTGATGCCCCGTGCCAGGATGATCGGGAAGAAGATGTGGGTGCAGACCAGGCACTATCTTGTTGAAGCTGTCCCGGCTGTTGTTGGAGGTGTTGCAGTTGCTGCCATCCTCTATGAAACAGGCTGGATGGCCAGGCTTGGCACCTTCATGAGCCCGCTTGTGACAGGCTGGCTTCGGCTGCCGGAAGAGGCTGCTGTACCGCTTCTTCTTGGGATATTCAGGAGAGAATTAACCGTCCTTCCCCTGCTTGACATGAATCTCTCGGTTCTCCAGCTGGTGGTCGGGGCAGTTGTTGCCCTGTATTATGTTCCATGCATTGCGATGATGGCGATACTGTACCGTGAATTCGGTGCGTACTTTGCACTGCTGACATTTGTTATCACGACAGTGCTTGCATTCTTCATTGGCGGCCTCATCGCACATACCGGCGCTTTCTTCATGGTGATCTGA
- the infB gene encoding translation initiation factor IF-2, translating to MAQKNIRTPIVCVLGHVDHGKTSLLDKIRGSQVVASEAGAITQHIGATLIPIESIRKMSGLTETTEINIPGLLFIDTPGHRAFTTLRARGGALAEIAILVVDINEGFKQQTQEALQILRNSKTPFVIAATKVDRIPGWRVHENEPFQKTFARQNERVQGILETRLYELVGMLSDLGFNSERYDRVRDFARNIAIVPSSGITGEGVPDLLMVMIGLAQRYLTESLKITADGPGQGTILEVKEEKGLGMTLDLILYDGTLSVGDEIAVAGADGCIITKVRSLLKPRPMQEILLEDRFERVKAVTAASGIKLSAPNLDDVISGSPLRVIKGNKDEVIRFIEQEMESANITLSGLGISIKADTIGALEALSKELEAKEIEIMRADVGPVSRHDIIELETMRDPLHKVILCFNTDILPDVNEMLKHPRYSDIAVFSGNIIYRVIDEYIEWRDEEIRRREAQQFEAVVMPAKIQLLPDCTFRQSGPAVVGVRVLAGLLRPKVDLMNMQGRSVGTLKMMQDKGDTVTEAKEGMEIAVSIDGPTVGRQINVGDVLYVEIPERHVKVLEREMLSHINISSQEALSEYAMIRRKENPFWGK from the coding sequence ATGGCACAGAAAAACATCAGAACACCTATCGTCTGCGTTCTCGGGCACGTCGATCACGGGAAGACATCGCTTTTGGATAAGATACGGGGCTCCCAGGTCGTTGCTTCTGAAGCAGGAGCTATTACACAGCATATCGGGGCGACCTTAATTCCGATAGAATCGATCCGGAAGATGAGCGGACTGACAGAGACGACCGAGATCAATATCCCCGGCCTGCTCTTTATTGATACGCCCGGCCACCGTGCCTTTACCACGCTCCGCGCACGGGGCGGGGCTCTGGCTGAGATTGCGATCCTTGTTGTTGATATCAACGAGGGCTTCAAACAGCAGACCCAGGAGGCTCTCCAGATCCTCAGGAATTCAAAGACACCGTTTGTGATTGCAGCGACAAAGGTTGACAGGATACCGGGATGGCGAGTACACGAGAATGAACCATTCCAGAAGACCTTTGCCAGGCAGAATGAGCGTGTGCAGGGGATTCTTGAGACCCGTCTCTACGAACTCGTTGGTATGCTCTCGGATCTCGGGTTCAATTCTGAACGCTACGATCGTGTCCGTGACTTTGCCAGAAACATTGCCATTGTTCCATCATCGGGGATCACCGGTGAGGGCGTTCCTGATCTCCTGATGGTGATGATCGGCCTTGCACAGCGGTACCTGACGGAATCTCTGAAGATCACCGCAGACGGGCCGGGGCAGGGAACTATCCTTGAGGTGAAGGAAGAGAAGGGCCTTGGCATGACGCTTGATCTGATCCTCTATGACGGTACGCTCTCGGTGGGTGATGAGATAGCTGTTGCCGGTGCAGACGGGTGTATCATCACAAAGGTCAGATCACTTTTGAAGCCACGTCCCATGCAGGAGATCCTCCTTGAGGACCGGTTTGAACGGGTGAAGGCAGTGACTGCGGCATCCGGGATCAAGCTCTCTGCCCCAAACCTCGATGATGTCATCTCGGGATCGCCGCTCCGCGTTATCAAGGGGAACAAGGACGAGGTGATCAGGTTTATTGAGCAGGAGATGGAGTCGGCAAATATCACCCTCTCCGGCCTTGGTATCAGCATCAAGGCAGATACCATCGGTGCGCTTGAGGCGCTCTCAAAAGAGCTGGAAGCCAAGGAGATCGAGATCATGCGTGCCGATGTCGGCCCGGTCTCAAGGCATGATATCATTGAGCTTGAAACGATGCGTGATCCGCTGCATAAAGTGATCCTCTGTTTTAATACCGATATCCTTCCGGATGTCAATGAAATGCTCAAACATCCCCGGTATTCGGATATTGCGGTCTTCTCGGGGAATATTATCTACAGGGTTATCGATGAGTATATCGAATGGCGTGACGAGGAGATCCGGAGGCGTGAAGCCCAGCAGTTCGAGGCAGTTGTGATGCCTGCAAAGATCCAGCTTCTTCCGGACTGTACCTTCCGCCAGAGCGGCCCTGCTGTTGTTGGTGTCAGGGTTCTTGCCGGTCTGCTCCGGCCAAAGGTTGATCTGATGAACATGCAGGGTCGGTCAGTCGGCACACTGAAGATGATGCAGGACAAGGGCGATACCGTAACCGAGGCAAAGGAAGGAATGGAGATTGCAGTCTCAATTGACGGGCCGACGGTTGGACGACAGATCAATGTGGGTGATGTCCTGTACGTGGAGATACCTGAACGGCATGTGAAGGTGCTCGAACGCGAGATGCTCTCCCACATCAACATCAGTTCACAGGAAGCTCTCTCTGAATATGCGATGATCAGGAGGAAGGAGAACCCCTTCTGGGGCAAGTAG
- a CDS encoding peptidylprolyl isomerase, with translation MTELQKGQKVLLKTTMGDITIELFDDMPVTAGNFADLVRKGFYNGVIFHRVIAGFMIQGGDPTGTGTGGPGYTIKDEFSPTRKNMRGTLAMANAGPNTGGSQFFINLVNNNYLDSKHPVFGQVVEGMEVVNDIGKTKTDRHDRPKTEVRIESATLV, from the coding sequence ATGACTGAACTGCAGAAAGGGCAGAAGGTTCTCCTGAAGACCACGATGGGCGATATTACCATCGAACTCTTTGATGACATGCCGGTGACCGCAGGAAACTTTGCCGATCTTGTCCGGAAAGGCTTCTACAATGGCGTTATCTTTCACCGGGTGATCGCAGGCTTTATGATCCAGGGCGGAGATCCGACCGGCACCGGCACCGGAGGCCCGGGATACACCATCAAAGACGAATTCTCTCCAACAAGGAAGAACATGCGGGGGACACTTGCCATGGCAAATGCAGGCCCAAATACCGGTGGCAGCCAGTTCTTCATCAACCTGGTCAACAACAACTATCTTGACTCAAAACACCCGGTCTTTGGCCAGGTTGTCGAGGGGATGGAAGTTGTCAATGACATCGGCAAGACAAAGACTGATCGGCATGATCGACCAAAGACCGAGGTCAGGATCGAGTCCGCGACCCTGGTCTGA
- the cooS gene encoding anaerobic carbon-monoxide dehydrogenase catalytic subunit: protein MSDGEKKPKPQLIGDKMETCEIDRAKMALMNPKVIQQKVEERTIDELAKKSIEHCLKEGLETVWDRSEMQEPACKWCVTGLSCARCTMGPCRIIPEKNRVRGVCGADADLIVARNLLDTLATGAASHSDHGREIVETLLLVGKGEAQGYTITDPEKLFALAEEYNIPTDKEATEVAHDLALALLEEFGTIKGEIEFCRRAPEATYTIWKETGILPRGVDREIVEAMHRIQMGVGAHYANILLHGLRCALADGWGGSMMGTEISDVLFGTPTPCESSINLGVIKEDQVNIALHGHNPMLSEMIVQAAESDEMQKLATENGAAGINLVGLCCTGNELLMRRGVPMAGNHFNQELVIATGALDTMVVDYQCIFPSLPRTASCYHTQIISTSPKAKVPGSYYVEFSAENATEAADTIVRSAVRNYRNRNGEKIHIPGKPVAVHAGFSVEAITEALGGSLQPLVDAVADGRIRGAVGIVGCNNPKIKHDYGHVTLSKELIKHDILCVETGCAAVASGKAGLLTPDAAFLAGDGLKAVCKAVGIPPVLHMGSCVDCSRILVLLAALGNTLGVGIHQLPVAGAAPEWYSQKAVAIGAYFVASGVYTVLGPMPNITGSQAVVDLLTTGLHDVVHASFAVEPDPVKAAELIIDHIEEKRKALGI, encoded by the coding sequence ATGTCTGATGGAGAGAAGAAACCAAAACCGCAGCTCATCGGAGATAAGATGGAGACCTGCGAGATCGACCGTGCGAAGATGGCGCTCATGAACCCAAAAGTCATTCAGCAGAAGGTCGAAGAGCGGACGATTGATGAACTGGCAAAGAAATCAATTGAACACTGCCTGAAAGAGGGGCTCGAGACGGTCTGGGACCGAAGCGAGATGCAGGAGCCTGCCTGTAAATGGTGTGTAACCGGCCTCTCATGCGCCCGCTGCACAATGGGCCCCTGCCGGATCATCCCTGAGAAGAACCGGGTACGCGGCGTCTGCGGGGCAGATGCCGATCTGATTGTTGCACGAAACCTGCTTGACACGCTTGCAACAGGTGCCGCGTCACACTCGGATCATGGCAGGGAGATCGTCGAGACCCTGCTCCTCGTCGGCAAGGGTGAAGCACAGGGCTATACCATAACCGATCCCGAGAAACTCTTTGCACTTGCCGAAGAGTACAACATCCCGACAGATAAGGAGGCAACCGAGGTTGCGCACGATCTGGCACTTGCCCTGCTTGAAGAGTTTGGGACCATCAAAGGCGAGATCGAATTCTGCCGCCGTGCGCCGGAAGCAACCTATACAATCTGGAAAGAGACCGGCATCCTTCCACGGGGTGTTGACCGCGAGATCGTTGAGGCGATGCACAGAATCCAGATGGGCGTCGGCGCCCACTATGCAAACATCCTCCTTCACGGGCTCAGGTGCGCACTGGCTGACGGATGGGGGGGATCCATGATGGGAACAGAGATCTCAGATGTCCTCTTTGGAACACCGACACCCTGTGAGTCAAGCATCAACCTCGGTGTCATAAAAGAAGATCAGGTGAATATCGCGCTCCATGGCCACAACCCGATGCTCTCGGAGATGATAGTCCAGGCAGCAGAAAGCGATGAAATGCAGAAGCTCGCAACGGAAAACGGGGCAGCCGGCATCAACCTCGTCGGGCTCTGCTGCACCGGAAACGAGCTCCTGATGCGGCGGGGAGTGCCGATGGCAGGCAATCACTTCAACCAGGAGCTCGTCATCGCAACCGGTGCACTCGACACAATGGTTGTCGATTACCAGTGCATCTTCCCCTCGCTTCCGCGAACCGCAAGCTGCTACCATACACAGATCATCTCGACAAGCCCAAAAGCAAAGGTACCCGGCTCGTACTACGTGGAGTTCTCTGCAGAGAACGCAACCGAAGCAGCCGATACGATCGTCAGATCAGCTGTCCGGAACTACAGGAACCGGAACGGTGAGAAGATCCACATACCGGGAAAGCCGGTTGCAGTCCATGCAGGGTTCTCGGTTGAGGCGATCACTGAAGCCCTTGGGGGCAGCCTCCAGCCGCTTGTTGATGCGGTGGCAGACGGCAGGATCCGCGGCGCAGTCGGGATTGTCGGGTGCAATAACCCAAAGATCAAGCATGACTATGGCCATGTCACCCTCTCAAAAGAGCTGATCAAACATGATATCCTCTGTGTCGAGACCGGATGTGCAGCTGTTGCGTCCGGAAAAGCCGGGCTGCTCACCCCGGATGCTGCCTTCCTCGCAGGTGACGGGTTAAAGGCCGTCTGCAAGGCTGTCGGCATCCCGCCTGTCCTGCACATGGGATCCTGTGTCGACTGTTCACGGATACTCGTCCTCCTCGCCGCACTTGGGAACACGCTTGGTGTTGGGATCCACCAGCTCCCGGTTGCAGGCGCAGCACCCGAGTGGTACTCCCAGAAGGCTGTTGCCATCGGTGCATACTTTGTCGCATCCGGTGTCTACACCGTCCTTGGACCCATGCCGAACATCACAGGCAGCCAGGCAGTCGTCGATCTGCTGACAACCGGGTTACATGATGTCGTGCATGCATCATTTGCAGTTGAACCCGATCCCGTGAAGGCAGCAGAGCTGATTATTGACCATATCGAAGAGAAGAGGAAGGCGCTTGGCATCTGA
- a CDS encoding flippase-like domain-containing protein produces the protein MKLKRTHLLALGVLIITVALYAIGIEEISTIAGRMTLSGLVLLTALQLFTLLLTAYIWFFLLRQKSDSVRLFPVFLISMAGVFVESITPSVKIGGETMKIYLMKQETGLSYSELAAVAIVSKFYYFLPFLAISLVTLGLAFTSITLPGVVYLAFAGVLLLTLLFPLFFRYQRKDAGSPGTPVSGISTGSIPVFTKLSSCWRRAAGFIGEAADESRHLLKDSKKHVALFLLALVVWVFYPVKVYIVSLLLGYEISIPVIIIATFTAYLVSMVPLLPGGLVTFEGTMVLVLVSGGLLLPEAFSIAILSRVITFWIPLLLSAGVTFYLFSTRTITPAPDI, from the coding sequence ATGAAACTGAAGCGGACACATCTCTTGGCTCTTGGTGTTCTGATCATCACGGTTGCATTGTATGCCATTGGAATAGAGGAAATATCGACCATCGCAGGCAGGATGACTCTCTCCGGACTGGTGCTGCTCACCGCACTCCAGCTCTTCACGCTTCTGCTGACGGCATATATCTGGTTCTTCCTGCTCAGGCAGAAGAGTGACAGCGTCCGGCTCTTCCCGGTCTTTCTCATCAGTATGGCCGGGGTCTTTGTCGAGAGTATCACGCCGTCAGTGAAGATCGGGGGGGAGACGATGAAGATCTACCTGATGAAACAGGAGACCGGCCTCTCATACAGCGAACTTGCAGCGGTTGCCATCGTCAGTAAATTCTACTATTTCCTCCCGTTTCTGGCTATAAGCCTGGTCACGCTTGGACTGGCATTCACCTCCATAACCCTTCCCGGGGTTGTCTACCTTGCTTTTGCCGGAGTCCTGCTGCTGACACTCCTCTTCCCGCTCTTCTTCCGGTATCAGAGAAAAGATGCAGGCAGCCCGGGAACTCCTGTATCTGGGATTTCCACAGGCTCCATTCCGGTCTTCACAAAACTCTCTTCCTGCTGGCGCAGGGCAGCCGGGTTCATTGGAGAAGCAGCAGACGAGTCGCGGCATCTTCTGAAGGACTCAAAAAAACATGTTGCTCTCTTCCTGCTGGCACTGGTTGTCTGGGTCTTCTATCCGGTCAAGGTGTATATCGTCTCTCTTCTCCTTGGGTATGAGATCAGTATTCCTGTCATCATCATCGCCACCTTTACCGCCTATCTTGTCAGCATGGTACCGCTCCTCCCGGGAGGTCTTGTGACATTTGAGGGGACGATGGTGCTTGTCCTTGTCTCAGGCGGCCTGCTCCTTCCTGAAGCATTCTCTATTGCAATACTGTCACGGGTGATCACGTTCTGGATTCCGCTTCTGCTCTCAGCAGGCGTGACCTTCTATCTCTTCAGTACCCGGACTATAACTCCTGCACCAGATATATAG
- a CDS encoding SagB/ThcOx family dehydrogenase, whose protein sequence is MVRLIWFAVILVIACVATALCTGVEDGETETLNEGRISLPQPDLTGTATLEEALRERRSVRSYTDDPLKPTELSILLWSMQGITDPRGFRTAPSAGALYPLEVTVAVGKVDGIAPGAYRYHPDTHDLEMIHDRDIRSDLAAASLGQQMPAEAPVTFVISGIYERTRGRYGDRAERYTWMEAGHVSQNCYLVAASHGLGTVAIGAFDEAAVQELMGLPGDEIPLYLMPVGRI, encoded by the coding sequence ATGGTGCGGTTGATATGGTTCGCAGTAATTCTGGTTATCGCTTGTGTAGCCACCGCTCTCTGTACAGGAGTTGAGGACGGGGAAACAGAAACGCTTAACGAAGGCAGAATCTCGCTTCCGCAGCCTGATCTCACCGGAACGGCAACCCTTGAGGAAGCACTCCGGGAACGGAGATCGGTTCGATCCTATACAGATGACCCCCTGAAACCAACTGAACTCTCCATCCTCCTCTGGAGCATGCAGGGGATAACCGATCCCCGCGGATTCAGGACAGCGCCGTCTGCCGGTGCACTCTATCCCCTGGAAGTGACCGTGGCAGTCGGGAAGGTGGACGGGATCGCACCCGGAGCATACCGGTACCACCCTGATACGCATGATCTTGAGATGATCCATGACAGGGACATACGATCAGATCTGGCTGCTGCATCCCTTGGCCAGCAGATGCCAGCAGAAGCACCGGTAACATTTGTGATCTCAGGAATCTATGAGCGGACACGGGGGCGGTATGGAGACCGGGCAGAACGATATACCTGGATGGAGGCAGGCCATGTCTCCCAGAACTGTTACCTGGTTGCAGCATCACATGGGCTTGGGACAGTTGCTATCGGTGCTTTTGACGAAGCTGCCGTCCAGGAACTGATGGGGCTGCCAGGTGACGAGATCCCCCTCTACCTGATGCCTGTTGGGAGAATCTGA
- a CDS encoding serine hydrolase domain-containing protein produces MNWRYFITLFFLVILFSTASALEGDEIEDIIDPILNADLRSPGIFGAVVSVVIDGEIVFIRGYGTADVDGTYPLDPHQTLLPIGSVSKLFTWEALHLLADEGRVDFESDVNTYLNEPIIKETYPEPITLHHLVTHTAGLDEVASGIFTQNPDEILPSFDAYARIQPNRVRPPGRIAAYSNIGGSLGGAVIEAVSKESYETYVTREILEPANMRSTAVSEPMNEDLARHSPGTVLTEGIPVYSRYPPSGGIHSTAYDMGLYMIHRMEAGNGAYQQAFTHDERLSGITAGGFNERLVKGNRVLWHAGDVPGTSTLLAIVPDQDIGIYVCYTGTDGPGERLNLMNAFLMSVLPEEGRAEVHEPVPGPKDAYAGRYLSSRTPADGFERMVLILGRDEVFTRVVADGEEILIGAARYSEIEPGYFVGRNTHDRLVFAEIDGEEWLFMDSLPTIGWKRAPLSLAPELHTLLLLFFGGIFLSGAVIGGKRVRETDDRETKKTLILITGVAGSAILFLLLFFGSIQFFGLLFGTPPFFSVIRAIPILTAGATGLLLLHLRHQRDAAGMLIAGVSILFLIWLHFWGMLLPV; encoded by the coding sequence ATGAACTGGCGATATTTCATCACCCTTTTCTTCCTGGTTATCCTTTTCAGTACAGCTTCTGCTCTTGAAGGAGATGAGATCGAGGATATCATCGACCCGATACTGAATGCCGATCTGAGATCTCCTGGGATCTTTGGTGCGGTCGTTTCAGTTGTCATTGATGGCGAGATCGTCTTCATCCGTGGATATGGGACAGCCGATGTGGACGGAACATACCCGCTTGATCCGCATCAGACGCTTCTCCCAATCGGATCAGTCTCAAAACTCTTCACCTGGGAGGCACTCCACCTCCTTGCTGATGAGGGGAGGGTGGATTTTGAGTCTGATGTGAATACGTATCTGAACGAACCGATCATCAAAGAGACCTACCCTGAGCCGATCACCCTCCACCACCTGGTGACCCATACCGCAGGGCTTGACGAGGTGGCAAGCGGTATATTCACGCAGAACCCTGATGAGATCCTCCCTTCATTTGATGCATATGCCCGGATACAGCCGAATCGCGTCCGCCCTCCAGGCAGGATCGCCGCGTATTCAAATATCGGAGGATCACTTGGCGGAGCAGTCATAGAGGCAGTCTCAAAAGAGTCCTATGAAACATATGTGACACGTGAGATCCTTGAGCCTGCCAATATGAGGTCGACTGCGGTCAGCGAGCCAATGAATGAAGACCTTGCCCGGCATTCTCCGGGAACAGTTCTTACCGAAGGAATTCCCGTCTATTCGAGATACCCGCCATCCGGGGGGATTCATTCGACCGCATACGATATGGGCCTCTATATGATCCACCGGATGGAAGCAGGCAATGGTGCATACCAGCAGGCATTCACCCATGACGAGCGGCTCTCCGGCATCACCGCCGGGGGGTTCAATGAACGGCTTGTGAAAGGGAACCGGGTGCTCTGGCATGCAGGCGACGTCCCCGGCACCTCCACCCTCCTTGCAATCGTTCCGGACCAGGATATCGGCATCTACGTCTGCTATACCGGCACAGACGGTCCCGGAGAGCGGTTAAACCTCATGAACGCCTTTCTGATGAGCGTGCTTCCTGAAGAGGGGCGTGCTGAGGTACATGAGCCGGTTCCGGGACCAAAAGATGCATATGCCGGCAGATATCTCTCGTCCCGCACCCCGGCTGACGGGTTTGAGAGGATGGTGCTGATCCTTGGACGCGACGAGGTGTTCACCAGGGTTGTTGCAGACGGTGAAGAGATACTCATTGGTGCTGCCCGGTATAGCGAGATCGAGCCCGGCTATTTTGTCGGGAGAAACACCCATGATCGGCTGGTCTTTGCGGAGATTGATGGAGAAGAGTGGCTCTTCATGGACAGTCTCCCGACAATCGGGTGGAAGCGGGCACCCTTGTCCCTGGCTCCAGAACTCCACACCCTGCTCCTCCTCTTCTTCGGAGGGATCTTTCTCTCAGGCGCCGTGATCGGGGGAAAGCGGGTCAGGGAGACAGATGATCGGGAAACGAAGAAGACGCTCATCCTTATCACTGGTGTCGCAGGCAGCGCTATCCTCTTCCTGCTGCTCTTCTTCGGATCGATCCAGTTTTTCGGCCTCCTCTTCGGCACACCACCATTCTTTTCGGTGATACGCGCCATACCCATCCTGACAGCCGGAGCAACGGGTCTTTTGCTCCTGCACCTGCGACACCAGCGAGATGCTGCTGGCATGCTGATTGCGGGAGTCTCTATCCTCTTTTTGATCTGGCTGCATTTCTGGGGCATGCTGCTTCCCGTTTAG